A part of Micromonospora chersina genomic DNA contains:
- a CDS encoding ABC transporter permease has protein sequence MTTTTKPAAPVAAAPGRRPGGASLALRQGRLEITQFLRSRESVVFTMGFPVIMILIFAAIFNDEIAPGVSYTQYFITGMIATGLMTVSFQNLGIWIPIERDRGVLKRYRGTPMPKWVWFAGKVLMVVAIGIAETALLLAVSVALFDLKLPATAAKWATFGWVAVLGVTACTLCGIAISSLARTARSGSAVVTPVALVLQFISGVFFVFTSLPSWMQQVAALFPLKWMCQGLRSVFLPDSFGAQEPGGSFELGRVALVLGLWCVIGLVLCLTTFRWTTKRDG, from the coding sequence ATGACGACCACCACGAAGCCGGCCGCGCCGGTCGCCGCCGCCCCGGGTCGCCGGCCGGGCGGGGCCTCGCTCGCCCTGCGGCAGGGCCGGCTGGAGATCACCCAGTTCCTGCGCTCCCGGGAGTCCGTCGTCTTCACGATGGGCTTCCCGGTCATCATGATCCTGATCTTCGCGGCGATCTTCAACGACGAGATCGCCCCCGGCGTCAGCTACACGCAGTACTTCATCACCGGCATGATCGCGACCGGTCTGATGACGGTGAGCTTCCAGAACCTCGGCATCTGGATCCCGATCGAGCGGGACCGGGGCGTGCTCAAGCGCTACCGGGGCACCCCGATGCCGAAGTGGGTCTGGTTCGCCGGCAAGGTGCTCATGGTGGTGGCCATCGGCATCGCCGAGACGGCGCTGCTGCTCGCCGTGTCGGTGGCGCTGTTCGACCTGAAGCTGCCGGCGACGGCCGCGAAGTGGGCCACCTTCGGCTGGGTCGCCGTCCTCGGCGTCACCGCCTGCACGCTGTGCGGCATCGCCATCTCCTCGCTGGCCCGCACCGCCCGCAGCGGCTCGGCCGTGGTCACCCCGGTGGCCCTGGTCCTCCAGTTCATCTCCGGCGTGTTCTTCGTCTTCACCAGCCTGCCGAGCTGGATGCAGCAGGTCGCCGCGCTCTTCCCGCTCAAGTGGATGTGCCAGGGGCTGCGCTCGGTCTTCCTGCCGGACAGCTTCGGGGCGCAGGAACCGGGCGGCTCGTTCGAGCTGGGCCGCGTCGCCCTGGTGCTCGGGCTGTGGTGCGTGATCGGCCTGGTGCTCTGCCTGACGACCTTCCGCTGGACCACCAAGCGCGACGGCTGA